A window of Bacillus spongiae contains these coding sequences:
- a CDS encoding CAP domain-containing protein, with amino-acid sequence MKMNKKFMITITTAFLLTLAPWGMKANGESSTHNKTISKSDTLMITLNEHVSAKVLFHQFIKDLDEKFGITIHFNDLSLNVEESPVPFPFSNKIFVMGKTPTQTTEKPVEAEPTQTAQKLAEEEPTQTAQKPAETEPTQVAQKPAKAEPTQVAQKPAEVEPTQVAQKPAEEEPAQTAQEPAEAEPAQTAQEPAEAEPAQTTQKKAETDPPQTTSTVSAFERQVVDLTNAERAKQGLAPLTLDTKLSSVAKEKSNDMQQNGYFDHNSPKYGSPFEMMKSFGITYYAAAENIAKGQSSPEAVVNAWMNSSGHRANILNPNLTHIGVGHVGGSNIWTQMFIGK; translated from the coding sequence ATGAAAATGAACAAAAAATTCATGATTACGATTACTACCGCTTTTTTATTAACATTGGCACCGTGGGGAATGAAGGCAAATGGAGAATCTAGTACTCACAATAAAACGATTAGTAAAAGTGACACATTGATGATCACACTTAATGAACATGTAAGTGCTAAAGTTCTTTTCCACCAATTCATAAAAGACCTTGATGAAAAATTTGGTATAACCATTCATTTTAATGACTTGTCACTAAATGTTGAAGAATCACCAGTACCCTTTCCATTTTCCAATAAAATTTTCGTAATGGGCAAAACACCAACTCAAACTACAGAGAAACCGGTTGAAGCAGAGCCTACTCAAACTGCTCAGAAACTAGCTGAAGAAGAGCCTACCCAAACTGCTCAGAAACCGGCTGAAACAGAGCCTACTCAAGTTGCTCAGAAACCAGCTAAAGCAGAGCCTACTCAAGTTGCTCAGAAACCGGCTGAAGTAGAGCCTACTCAAGTTGCTCAGAAGCCAGCTGAAGAAGAGCCTGCTCAAACTGCTCAGGAGCCAGCTGAAGCAGAGCCTGCTCAAACTGCTCAGGAGCCAGCTGAAGCAGAGCCTGCTCAAACTACACAAAAGAAAGCTGAAACTGATCCTCCACAAACGACTAGTACAGTTAGTGCGTTTGAAAGGCAGGTCGTAGACTTAACAAATGCAGAGCGTGCTAAACAAGGATTGGCTCCATTAACGTTAGATACGAAATTAAGCAGTGTTGCCAAAGAAAAATCAAATGATATGCAACAAAATGGTTATTTCGATCATAATAGTCCTAAATACGGTTCTCCATTTGAAATGATGAAGAGCTTTGGCATTACTTACTATGCTGCAGCTGAAAACATCGCAAAGGGGCAAAGTAGTCCTGAAGCTGTAGTAAATGCATGGATGAATTCTAGTGGTCACCGTGCAAACATATTGAACCCAAACTTGACACATATTGGTGTGGGTCACGTTGGAGGAAGTAACATATGGACTCAAATGTTCATCGGAAAATAA
- a CDS encoding aromatic amino acid hydroxylase, protein METTKKRIPNHLQKYVIDQQYDRYTSIDQAVWRYVMRQNKHFLNNTAHPAYSDGLAASGISIEKIPNVEEMNESLSPFEWGAVNIDGFIPGVIFFDFQAHGLLPIASDIRKLENIQYTPAPDIIHEAAGHAPILCDDKFSEYVKLFGHIGSKAIATKEEHDVFEATRHYSNLLESGTATEAEINLAKKDMEEKQKKVTILSEAEQISRLYWWTVEYGLIGTVNDPKIYGAGLLSSVAEGKNSITDAVEKIPFDLQQVIQTGFDITKPQPQLFVCERFEQLIEAVEQFSETMAWKRGGTESLEKAINSAHTATIEYSSGLQVTGTLSKIIKDTNGEAIYMNTVGETTLNSGNKEINGHGKETHADGFGSPIGLLKDTEKPLEEWTNQELVEAGIVIGVPSELSFESGVVVTGVPTEVIRNAGKIQVISFKDCAVTFNGETLFDPSWGSYDMAVGEKIVSVFAGAADSEAFYDHIEQAVNVEIEQQNPTRLEELYGNVRVLRESTNNLVDLESSLPMIIDELTTEAPIDWLLRIEILELLLKNDILPDKQGELLSQLEQLKSINHETNELIDRGLKIINE, encoded by the coding sequence ATGGAAACAACCAAAAAAAGAATCCCAAACCATTTACAAAAATATGTGATAGATCAACAATATGATCGTTATACGAGTATTGATCAGGCAGTGTGGCGATATGTTATGAGACAAAATAAGCATTTCTTAAACAACACAGCACATCCAGCTTACAGTGATGGTTTGGCCGCATCTGGTATTTCCATCGAGAAAATACCTAATGTTGAAGAAATGAACGAATCTTTATCGCCATTCGAGTGGGGAGCGGTCAATATTGATGGATTTATCCCTGGTGTTATTTTCTTTGATTTTCAGGCACACGGTCTGTTACCCATTGCATCTGATATTCGAAAGCTAGAAAACATTCAATACACTCCAGCTCCAGATATTATTCACGAAGCTGCAGGCCATGCTCCTATTCTTTGTGATGATAAGTTTTCTGAATACGTTAAACTATTTGGCCATATAGGCTCAAAAGCAATTGCAACGAAGGAAGAACACGATGTTTTTGAAGCGACTCGTCATTATTCCAACCTTTTAGAAAGTGGTACAGCAACTGAGGCGGAGATTAATCTAGCGAAAAAGGATATGGAAGAAAAACAGAAGAAAGTAACCATATTATCAGAGGCAGAACAAATTTCTCGTCTATACTGGTGGACAGTAGAATATGGACTCATTGGAACGGTAAATGATCCCAAAATTTATGGAGCGGGACTTCTTTCTTCTGTAGCTGAAGGGAAAAATAGTATCACGGATGCCGTTGAGAAAATTCCTTTTGATTTACAACAAGTCATTCAAACTGGCTTTGATATTACGAAACCTCAACCACAGCTGTTCGTCTGTGAGCGATTCGAGCAACTTATTGAAGCCGTAGAACAATTTTCAGAAACGATGGCGTGGAAGCGTGGGGGAACGGAGAGCCTTGAAAAAGCGATTAACTCTGCTCATACCGCTACGATAGAATACAGTTCTGGCCTTCAAGTGACAGGCACACTATCTAAAATTATTAAAGATACTAACGGTGAAGCGATTTATATGAATACTGTTGGAGAAACAACTTTAAATAGTGGAAATAAAGAAATCAATGGTCATGGTAAAGAAACGCATGCTGATGGTTTTGGTTCACCAATCGGATTATTAAAAGATACTGAAAAGCCTTTAGAAGAGTGGACAAATCAAGAATTAGTAGAAGCGGGTATCGTGATAGGGGTTCCTTCAGAGCTATCGTTTGAAAGTGGAGTTGTCGTTACTGGAGTTCCGACAGAAGTGATTCGCAATGCAGGCAAAATCCAAGTCATTTCCTTTAAGGATTGTGCCGTCACTTTTAATGGAGAAACGTTATTTGATCCAAGTTGGGGTTCTTATGATATGGCAGTGGGTGAAAAGATTGTATCTGTATTTGCAGGTGCAGCCGATTCTGAAGCATTTTACGACCATATCGAACAAGCTGTTAACGTGGAAATCGAACAACAAAACCCAACTCGTTTAGAAGAATTATATGGAAACGTTCGTGTGCTAAGAGAGTCAACAAATAATCTAGTTGACCTTGAAAGTTCACTCCCTATGATTATAGACGAGCTGACAACTGAGGCACCGATTGACTGGCTATTAAGAATTGAAATTTTGGAGCTATTGCTTAAAAATGATATTTTACCAGATAAGCAAGGAGAACTATTAAGCCAATTAGAGCAATTAAAAAGTATAAATCATGAAACGAATGAATTGATTGATAGAGGATTGAAAATCATAAATGAGTAG
- a CDS encoding NUDIX hydrolase, with protein METEKLTIFNENYERCGIATREEVHKKGYWHETFHCWVMKREDEVDYLYFQLRSRSKKDYPYLFDITAAGHILAHETIKDGVREIEEEIGLAVSFSELIEVGQIRYSVHHDELIDNELANVFLYLLKGNVEWKLQKEEVAGIGRVPIQVFSELIEGKRTEVKIEGFEINECGEQQNFNKVVQMHHFVPHERSFYKTVLERMNRLNQVGREGGVLESF; from the coding sequence GTGGAGACTGAAAAATTAACAATTTTCAACGAGAACTATGAGCGGTGCGGAATTGCAACGCGTGAAGAGGTACATAAAAAGGGATATTGGCATGAAACGTTTCACTGCTGGGTGATGAAAAGGGAAGACGAGGTTGATTACCTATATTTTCAACTACGTAGTCGTTCCAAAAAAGATTATCCTTATTTATTCGACATTACCGCAGCAGGGCATATTTTAGCACATGAGACCATTAAAGATGGTGTCCGCGAGATAGAAGAAGAGATTGGGTTAGCGGTTTCATTTTCAGAATTAATTGAAGTAGGACAAATCCGCTATAGTGTTCACCATGATGAGTTAATCGACAATGAATTGGCCAACGTATTTTTGTATCTATTAAAAGGTAACGTCGAATGGAAATTACAAAAAGAGGAAGTGGCAGGGATTGGACGGGTTCCAATACAAGTATTTAGCGAATTAATTGAGGGGAAAAGAACAGAAGTGAAAATAGAAGGGTTTGAAATAAATGAATGTGGGGAGCAACAAAATTTTAATAAAGTAGTGCAAATGCATCACTTCGTTCCACACGAACGCTCCTTTTATAAGACGGTTCTTGAACGTATGAATCGCTTAAATCAGGTAGGGAGAGAGGGGGGAGTACTGGAAAGCTTCTAA
- a CDS encoding S9 family peptidase: protein MVIYKKPDVEQFLRAYTIQDFVLNNDESQLVFSTNISGKFNLWGMDLPNQFPYPLTFNDQNCKGLCYDKDGNFIIAAFDHNGDENSQLYMITPDGGQLNPVRTSEGHQYSLPILSDDGNRLYYTSNKDDSTYLKSYCYHIDTGDEETVISGDAAATYLVDVSPNEKSFVFLKFYSTTHIPAYVKLDEEVIPLTPESSEQHSVTDVIYTSESDIYFITNCDEDFSYIAKFNIEEKEFSKVVSLEGQDFKTIKYDKKQHLLYLVSESGVEDQLYSYDIDTAKLTELESPVGIINKVEVTRQGNVYLVGTSATNPSNIYRKKVNEQCWDKLTNNRILGMNEEQLVNPEVISYPSFDGLEIEALYYKANSSTSNGHVILWPHGGPQYAERKTFIGVFQYLLSEGYSIFTPNFRGSTGYGSAFTKMVEGDWGQGPRLDNIEGLEFLFRNGLADREKVFVMGGSFGGYMALLLHGRHPEYFKAIVDICGPSDLLSFIETVPDHWKPMVTQIVGDPNKDKDKLIEYSPITYLENMSKPMLVIQGANDPRVVKEESDQIVAVLTEKGRDIEYMVLEDEGHGLTKKENELKVYRAINEFFTKHL, encoded by the coding sequence TTGGTTATTTATAAAAAGCCAGATGTAGAGCAATTTTTACGTGCGTATACAATTCAAGATTTTGTCCTAAACAATGATGAAAGTCAGCTCGTTTTCAGTACAAATATTAGTGGGAAATTTAATTTATGGGGAATGGATTTACCGAATCAATTTCCATATCCTCTTACATTCAACGATCAAAATTGTAAAGGACTCTGCTATGACAAAGACGGTAATTTCATTATTGCTGCATTTGATCATAATGGAGATGAAAATTCACAACTATACATGATCACACCAGATGGAGGACAACTGAATCCAGTTAGAACCTCAGAAGGACATCAGTATTCACTTCCAATTTTATCTGATGATGGTAATCGATTATACTACACGTCAAATAAGGATGACTCTACCTATCTTAAAAGCTATTGCTATCACATTGATACCGGAGATGAAGAGACAGTCATTTCTGGAGACGCTGCCGCTACATATTTAGTGGATGTTAGCCCAAATGAAAAAAGTTTTGTGTTTCTCAAGTTTTACTCTACTACGCATATTCCAGCCTACGTAAAATTAGATGAGGAAGTGATTCCTCTTACACCAGAATCAAGTGAACAACACTCAGTAACAGATGTTATCTATACCTCAGAATCAGACATTTATTTCATTACAAATTGTGATGAAGACTTTTCTTATATTGCAAAATTTAACATAGAAGAAAAAGAGTTTAGTAAAGTCGTTTCACTTGAAGGTCAGGACTTTAAAACAATTAAGTACGATAAGAAACAGCACCTTTTATATTTGGTCAGTGAGAGCGGTGTGGAAGACCAATTATATTCTTATGACATCGACACAGCCAAATTAACAGAACTTGAAAGTCCTGTTGGAATTATCAACAAAGTAGAAGTGACTAGACAAGGTAATGTCTATTTAGTTGGTACATCCGCTACAAACCCTTCAAATATTTACAGAAAAAAAGTAAATGAACAATGTTGGGACAAGCTTACGAATAACCGTATTTTAGGCATGAATGAAGAACAGCTTGTTAATCCGGAAGTAATCTCCTATCCATCATTTGATGGATTGGAAATTGAAGCGCTATACTATAAAGCAAACTCGTCAACTAGTAACGGTCACGTCATTTTATGGCCACATGGAGGACCTCAGTATGCTGAACGAAAAACCTTTATTGGCGTGTTTCAGTATCTCTTAAGTGAAGGTTATAGTATTTTCACCCCTAACTTCCGTGGCTCTACCGGATACGGCTCGGCATTCACAAAAATGGTTGAAGGAGATTGGGGACAAGGCCCAAGGCTTGATAATATTGAAGGTCTAGAATTTCTATTTAGAAATGGACTCGCTGATCGTGAAAAAGTTTTTGTTATGGGTGGAAGTTTCGGTGGTTATATGGCCTTATTACTTCACGGTAGGCATCCAGAATATTTTAAAGCAATTGTCGATATTTGTGGACCAAGTGATCTTCTTTCATTCATTGAAACAGTGCCAGACCATTGGAAACCAATGGTGACACAGATTGTTGGGGATCCAAATAAAGATAAAGATAAGCTTATTGAGTACTCGCCGATTACTTATTTAGAAAATATGTCTAAGCCTATGCTCGTCATTCAAGGAGCAAATGATCCGCGAGTGGTTAAAGAAGAATCTGATCAAATTGTCGCTGTATTAACTGAAAAAGGTCGAGATATTGAATATATGGTGCTAGAGGATGAAGGCCACGGGTTAACTAAAAAAGAAAATGAGTTAAAAGTTTATCGGGCAATAAACGAATTTTTCACTAAACATTTGTAG